A stretch of the Fusobacterium varium genome encodes the following:
- a CDS encoding putative peptidase — MKKLIKMIEELTNTFGAPGFEDEVIEKIKKEVNFLSSERDSINNLYIGLEERDTTIPTVALDCHTDEVGFIVENINRNGSISFLTLGGWHVGNVPASAVVIKNNKGEYIKGIVTSKPPHFMTDEEKNRLPKMSELTIDIGTSSYEETVELYGIEVGNPIVPDVSFVYDEKIGIMRAKAFDNRLGCAASIEVLKSVKDKKIANVNVVGAFASQEEVGLRGAQVAAYRVKPDFAIVFEGSPADDSFKERTASHGALKKGVQLRVVDGAMISNPRVLKFARDIADKKGIKYQMIAREKGSTNGGKYHISETGIPVLVLGIPTRYIHTHYSYASIDDLTAAISLAVEVIKELNKDVIKSF; from the coding sequence ATGAAAAAACTTATTAAGATGATTGAGGAACTGACAAATACTTTTGGAGCTCCCGGTTTTGAAGATGAGGTTATAGAAAAAATAAAAAAAGAGGTAAATTTTCTAAGTTCTGAAAGGGATTCAATAAATAATCTATATATAGGGCTGGAAGAAAGAGATACAACTATACCAACAGTAGCATTAGATTGTCATACTGATGAAGTAGGATTTATAGTAGAAAATATTAATAGAAATGGGTCTATCAGCTTCCTTACTTTAGGTGGATGGCATGTAGGAAATGTTCCTGCCAGTGCTGTTGTTATCAAAAATAATAAGGGAGAATATATCAAAGGAATAGTTACATCTAAACCACCTCACTTTATGACTGATGAAGAAAAAAATAGGCTTCCAAAAATGTCAGAACTTACTATTGATATAGGAACAAGCAGTTATGAAGAAACTGTTGAACTCTATGGAATAGAAGTAGGAAACCCAATTGTTCCAGATGTAAGTTTTGTATATGATGAAAAAATAGGTATAATGAGAGCAAAGGCTTTTGATAATAGACTTGGATGTGCTGCTTCAATTGAAGTATTAAAAAGTGTAAAGGATAAAAAAATAGCTAATGTCAATGTAGTTGGAGCATTTGCATCACAGGAAGAAGTTGGATTGAGAGGAGCACAGGTAGCTGCTTATAGAGTAAAACCTGATTTTGCAATAGTATTTGAGGGATCACCTGCTGATGACAGTTTTAAGGAAAGAACAGCTTCTCATGGAGCATTGAAAAAAGGTGTACAGCTGAGAGTTGTAGATGGAGCTATGATATCTAATCCAAGAGTATTAAAATTTGCAAGAGATATAGCTGATAAAAAGGGAATAAAATACCAAATGATAGCAAGAGAAAAAGGATCAACTAATGGAGGAAAATATCACATTTCTGAAACTGGTATTCCTGTACTTGTGCTGGGAATTCCTACAAGATATATTCATACTCATTATTCATATGCCTCAATAGATGATTTAACAGCAGCTATATCATTAGCTGTAGAAGTAATAAAAGAATTGAATAAAGATGTAATAAAATCATTTTAA
- a CDS encoding PTS system mannose-specific EIIAB component: MKNIVLVTHGSFAEGILTSLKLVYGNTENTASVTITASESIQEILSMIRKRIDEFKNDDPVVIITDIAGGSTTQAALEALSYKDNIYLLTGLSLGLLLEVVLADFTDSKAENIEILNEIIENSRQTINLITDLEENIDSVRDNCEL, from the coding sequence ATGAAAAATATAGTTTTAGTTACCCATGGGAGTTTTGCTGAAGGAATTCTCACCTCCCTGAAACTCGTATATGGAAACACTGAAAATACTGCATCTGTAACTATTACTGCATCTGAAAGTATTCAGGAAATTCTGTCAATGATAAGAAAAAGGATAGATGAATTTAAAAATGATGATCCTGTGGTGATAATAACAGATATAGCTGGAGGAAGTACCACTCAGGCTGCTTTGGAGGCGCTGTCATACAAAGATAATATTTATCTTCTTACAGGATTAAGTCTTGGACTTTTGCTGGAAGTAGTATTGGCAGATTTTACAGACAGCAAAGCTGAAAATATAGAAATTTTAAATGAAATAATAGAAAACTCAAGACAAACTATTAATCTTATAACTGATTTAGAAGAAAATATAGATTCTGTAAGGGACAATTGTGAGCTATAG
- a CDS encoding putative glutamine--fructose-6-phosphate aminotransferase, giving the protein MMKKDNLIMFDYICETPIALRKIIENRKEIADEFVKYYKDKEIEQIYVIGSGTSYHAGLAAKVFLEEIFGKKVFCMYPTQFARTEKVFCKKTLVIGMSQGGQSLSTVEGLESAKERELYTAAVSENPTALIFDYANTKTLIEVGNEKCGAKTKGFAGTTLTLMIMIMELLGTQNKLSEKQINEYLQRMEKVIANMDNVIDASVKWFEKIGKEFISAERVIVVGYDNNYADVLEGALKILETIRQGVSGYDIEEFFHGIYNSITDNAHIFYLASKSDYKPRTQKLIEILKEWTPHNYMISSPEGVENYSEKDLICNFTEDALFGQWEYILPLQIVACFGAEQLGIDPSIPKDPNFHKRIGSKKLDGIRDQYTVIK; this is encoded by the coding sequence ATGATGAAAAAAGATAATTTAATAATGTTTGATTATATTTGTGAAACACCTATTGCTTTAAGAAAGATAATAGAGAATAGAAAAGAAATAGCTGATGAATTTGTGAAATACTATAAAGATAAAGAGATAGAACAAATTTATGTAATAGGTTCTGGTACTAGTTATCATGCAGGATTAGCAGCTAAAGTATTCCTTGAGGAGATATTTGGAAAAAAAGTTTTTTGTATGTATCCTACCCAGTTTGCAAGAACAGAAAAAGTTTTCTGTAAAAAGACTTTGGTAATAGGAATGTCACAGGGAGGACAGAGTCTTTCTACAGTAGAGGGACTTGAATCTGCAAAAGAAAGAGAACTTTATACAGCAGCTGTTTCAGAAAATCCTACAGCATTAATTTTTGACTATGCTAATACTAAAACTTTGATAGAAGTAGGAAATGAAAAATGCGGAGCAAAAACAAAGGGATTTGCTGGAACAACTTTAACTTTAATGATTATGATAATGGAACTGCTTGGAACACAAAATAAACTAAGTGAAAAACAGATAAATGAATATCTCCAAAGAATGGAAAAAGTCATTGCCAATATGGATAATGTAATTGATGCTTCTGTTAAATGGTTTGAGAAAATAGGAAAAGAATTTATTTCTGCTGAAAGAGTAATTGTTGTAGGTTATGACAATAATTATGCTGATGTTTTAGAGGGAGCATTAAAAATTCTTGAAACAATACGTCAGGGAGTATCAGGGTACGATATAGAAGAGTTTTTTCATGGAATATATAATTCCATAACAGATAATGCTCACATATTCTATCTGGCTTCTAAAAGTGATTATAAACCTAGAACACAAAAACTGATAGAGATATTAAAGGAATGGACACCACATAACTATATGATCTCATCTCCTGAAGGAGTTGAAAATTATTCTGAGAAAGACTTAATCTGCAATTTTACTGAAGATGCTCTTTTTGGACAATGGGAATATATTCTTCCATTACAAATAGTTGCTTGTTTTGGAGCTGAGCAGTTAGGAATAGATCCTTCTATACCTAAAGATCCAAATTTTCATAAAAGAATAGGAAGTAAGAAATTAGATGGAATAAGAGATCAATACACAGTTATAAAATAA
- a CDS encoding mannose permease IID component, which translates to MEKIEKNEKRNSVTKSDLTKVFWRSFPLQACFNYERMQNVGFCYSLLPIFKKLYPKKEDMSAALKRHLEFFNTTPQTVTFITGACIALEEQNAKADGNFDMASIAALKAALMGPIAGIGDSFFWGTFRIIAAGIGCSLATHGSILGPILFLLIFNIPHYLARYYGLKIGYKGGIEFIANAQESGMIGILTNCAKVMGLCVVGAMIASMVKFTIPFTISITGATIKVQSIFDQILPSVLPLILTFIIYMLLKKGIKTTHVMFGLIIIGILGTYIGVL; encoded by the coding sequence ATGGAAAAAATAGAAAAAAATGAGAAAAGGAATTCAGTTACAAAGAGTGATTTAACAAAAGTTTTTTGGAGATCATTTCCTTTACAAGCATGTTTTAATTATGAAAGAATGCAGAATGTAGGTTTCTGTTATTCATTGCTTCCTATTTTTAAAAAACTTTATCCTAAAAAAGAAGATATGTCAGCGGCTTTAAAAAGACATCTTGAGTTTTTTAATACTACACCACAAACTGTTACTTTTATCACAGGGGCATGTATAGCTTTGGAAGAACAAAATGCTAAAGCTGATGGGAATTTTGATATGGCATCTATTGCTGCTTTAAAAGCTGCGTTAATGGGACCCATAGCAGGAATAGGGGATTCTTTCTTTTGGGGAACTTTCCGTATTATTGCTGCGGGGATAGGATGCAGTCTGGCTACACATGGAAGTATACTTGGACCAATACTATTTTTACTTATATTTAATATTCCTCATTATCTGGCAAGGTATTATGGACTTAAAATAGGATATAAAGGAGGGATAGAATTTATTGCCAATGCACAGGAATCAGGAATGATAGGGATTCTCACTAATTGTGCAAAGGTTATGGGATTGTGTGTGGTAGGAGCTATGATAGCTTCAATGGTAAAATTTACTATTCCTTTTACTATCAGTATTACTGGTGCGACAATAAAAGTACAATCTATATTTGATCAGATTCTGCCATCTGTATTGCCGCTTATATTGACGTTTATAATTTATATGCTGTTAAAAAAGGGGATTAAGACTACTCATGTTATGTTTGGGTTAATTATTATAGGTATATTAGGAACTTATATAGGAGTGTTATAA
- a CDS encoding N-acetylgalactosamine permease IIC component — protein sequence MLIKALLLGILAGFAIWDGRVFGQHMFDRPIVTGPIVGLILGDVHTGIVMGASLELVMMGIVGIGAATPPDVVAGGILSTAFAIMSGLSMDAAVALSLPIATLAQSVGILDRTINTTFLHWADKAAEEGNPDKVARAMWYGAFLFFFSEFIVVFLGVLLGSGTIASFINALPPFIISGLRVASGMLPALGIAILMQLIFDKANAAYLFVGFILTAVLGVSTVATAIVGAIIAYVIYQTSMNHKKEIDAIMAVMNSNSDDDLGGEL from the coding sequence ATGTTAATCAAAGCATTATTACTTGGAATATTAGCAGGTTTTGCTATATGGGATGGACGTGTTTTCGGGCAGCATATGTTTGATAGGCCAATAGTGACAGGACCAATTGTTGGACTTATACTTGGAGATGTACATACAGGAATTGTAATGGGGGCTTCTCTGGAACTAGTGATGATGGGAATAGTAGGAATAGGTGCTGCTACACCACCTGATGTAGTAGCTGGTGGAATATTATCTACAGCATTTGCTATTATGTCTGGATTGAGTATGGATGCAGCAGTTGCACTTTCACTGCCAATAGCCACTCTGGCTCAATCAGTTGGAATTTTAGACAGAACTATAAATACAACATTTCTTCACTGGGCAGATAAGGCAGCAGAAGAGGGGAATCCTGATAAAGTAGCAAGGGCTATGTGGTATGGTGCATTTTTATTCTTTTTCAGTGAGTTTATAGTAGTATTCCTTGGAGTTCTTTTAGGATCAGGAACTATCGCTTCTTTTATAAATGCTCTTCCTCCATTTATCATTTCGGGACTAAGAGTGGCTAGTGGTATGCTTCCAGCATTGGGAATAGCTATATTGATGCAGTTAATATTTGATAAAGCAAATGCTGCATATCTATTTGTTGGGTTCATTCTGACAGCTGTTCTTGGAGTAAGTACAGTAGCAACAGCTATTGTAGGAGCTATAATAGCATATGTAATATATCAGACTTCGATGAATCATAAAAAAGAGATAGACGCAATAATGGCTGTTATGAACAGTAATTCTGATGATGATTTAGGAGGTGAATTATAA
- a CDS encoding putative phosphotransferase enzyme IIB component, with protein MIRLLRVDDRLIHGQVAVSWTSFIGADTLLVANEKATKDKVMQMAFNMAKPPQVLLSIKNIENAIAVINNPKYVDKKIFVVTGSLEDALSICEKCEGVKEICLGGIRKAEGKKMVERQVYLNNEEIEIMKKIKNLGKEVFLQAVPTEKKLSFEDVIKEYTK; from the coding sequence ATGATTAGATTATTAAGAGTAGATGACAGACTTATTCATGGACAGGTAGCTGTAAGCTGGACTTCATTTATTGGAGCTGATACTTTGTTGGTAGCTAATGAAAAAGCTACAAAAGATAAAGTTATGCAGATGGCTTTCAATATGGCAAAACCACCTCAAGTATTATTATCAATAAAAAATATAGAAAATGCTATTGCTGTAATAAATAATCCAAAATATGTAGATAAAAAAATATTTGTTGTAACAGGGAGCTTGGAAGATGCCTTGAGCATTTGTGAAAAATGTGAAGGAGTTAAAGAGATATGCTTGGGAGGAATCAGAAAAGCTGAGGGGAAAAAAATGGTAGAAAGACAGGTTTATCTGAATAATGAAGAAATAGAAATAATGAAAAAAATAAAAAATTTAGGTAAAGAAGTTTTTCTTCAGGCTGTACCTACAGAAAAGAAACTAAGTTTTGAAGATGTAATAAAGGAATATACAAAATGA
- a CDS encoding putative transcriptional repressor, which yields MPKESKYKIIENNIIKDIKEQKFKSGDRIPTEVELCEKFNTSRMTVNKAIVSLVSKGYIKRVSGRGSFVTGQIIEKPLKRIPRSFSEDMRSIGLEPGAILLEYRILRASELPQNIFQKLNVQSNEFVHFFSRLRTGNGMNVAISYDYVPCSTLPVIEAARLEGSFFEYVKECGLNLGSTDLVITATLPTSEQREKLKIENEALLKVSHITRLDDGRILEYIDTFYVGSMYAYRAV from the coding sequence ATGCCTAAAGAATCAAAATATAAGATTATAGAAAACAATATAATAAAAGATATAAAAGAACAAAAATTTAAGTCTGGAGATCGTATACCTACAGAGGTTGAGCTTTGTGAAAAATTTAATACCAGCCGTATGACTGTTAATAAAGCAATAGTATCTTTGGTTTCCAAAGGGTATATAAAAAGAGTATCTGGAAGGGGAAGTTTTGTCACAGGACAGATAATCGAAAAGCCTCTTAAAAGAATTCCAAGGAGTTTTTCAGAAGATATGCGTTCTATAGGACTTGAGCCAGGAGCTATACTTTTGGAGTATAGAATATTACGAGCTTCTGAGCTTCCTCAAAATATCTTTCAAAAATTGAATGTACAATCTAATGAATTTGTACATTTCTTTTCTAGATTAAGAACAGGGAATGGAATGAATGTAGCTATTAGTTATGACTATGTTCCCTGCAGTACTCTTCCTGTTATAGAAGCAGCTAGACTAGAGGGATCATTCTTCGAATATGTAAAAGAATGCGGCTTGAATCTGGGAAGTACTGACTTAGTAATTACAGCAACTCTGCCTACTAGTGAGCAAAGAGAAAAACTAAAAATAGAAAATGAAGCTCTATTAAAAGTATCTCATATCACAAGACTTGATGATGGACGAATTCTTGAATATATAGATACATTTTATGTAGGCAGTATGTATGCCTACAGAGCAGTTTAA